The Lycium barbarum isolate Lr01 chromosome 9, ASM1917538v2, whole genome shotgun sequence genome has a segment encoding these proteins:
- the LOC132609185 gene encoding uncharacterized protein LOC132609185 isoform X1 has product MKIIMMQGLLLIHLTIDFFMALDVLLSNMPFADISCFQGLFFCSEASSLLLHNFCIYHISPLRHEIVLSDFHNSPCGWELRQFFIGPCSLVDDLADQIVEVLNYVRSFGNNLLIFRDRGMVCVHFTLPRPYIVGFHWVCCCCCCCQRVPLCFFLLSVAPYLIDMVTISSYYLLCLVLTCAYIWFLHISHSHVAH; this is encoded by the exons ATGAAGATTATTATGATGCAGGGTTTGTTGTTGATTCACTTGACCATAGATTTTTTTATG GCTTTAGATGTTTTGCTTTCAAACATGCCTTTTGCAGATATATCATGTTTCCAAGGATTGTTCTTCTGTTCGGAAGCATCTTCATTGTTGCTCCATAACTTTTGCATTTACCACATAAGTCCTCTGAGGCACGAG ATTGTGCTCTCTGATTTCCACAATAGTCCTTGCGGTTGGGAGCTGCGGCAATTTTTCATAGGACCTTGTTCATTAGTGGATGATTTGGCAGATCAGATAGTTGAGGTTCTAAACTATGTTAG gtctttcggaaacaacctccttatattccgagataggggtatggtctgcgtacactttaccctccccagaccttacattgtgggatttcactgggtatgttgttgttgttgttgttgtcagaGGGTTCCTCtgtgtttttttcttctttctgtgGCACCTTACTTGATTGACATGGTTACTATCTCCAGCTACTACCTTCTTTGCTTAGTCCTAACTTGTGCCTACATTTGGTTTCTGCATATATCCCATTCCCACGTTGCTCATTAA
- the LOC132609185 gene encoding uncharacterized protein LOC132609185 isoform X2: protein MKIIMMQGLLLIHLTIDFFMALDVLLSNMPFADISCFQGLFFCSEASSLLLHNFCIYHISPLRHEIVLSDFHNSPCGWELRQFFIGPCSLVDDLADQIVEVLNYVRSFGNNLLIFRDRGMVCVHFTLPRPYIVGFHWE, encoded by the exons ATGAAGATTATTATGATGCAGGGTTTGTTGTTGATTCACTTGACCATAGATTTTTTTATG GCTTTAGATGTTTTGCTTTCAAACATGCCTTTTGCAGATATATCATGTTTCCAAGGATTGTTCTTCTGTTCGGAAGCATCTTCATTGTTGCTCCATAACTTTTGCATTTACCACATAAGTCCTCTGAGGCACGAG ATTGTGCTCTCTGATTTCCACAATAGTCCTTGCGGTTGGGAGCTGCGGCAATTTTTCATAGGACCTTGTTCATTAGTGGATGATTTGGCAGATCAGATAGTTGAGGTTCTAAACTATGTTAG gtctttcggaaacaacctccttatattccgagataggggtatggtctgcgtacactttaccctccccagaccttacattgtgggatttcactgg GAATAG
- the LOC132609185 gene encoding uncharacterized protein LOC132609185 isoform X3, with the protein MKIIMMQGLLLIHLTIDFFMALDVLLSNMPFADISCFQGLFFCSEASSLLLHNFCIYHISPLRHEIVLSDFHNSPCGWELRQFFIGPCSLVDDLADQIVEVLNYVRNRLLIGCSSRATDSH; encoded by the exons ATGAAGATTATTATGATGCAGGGTTTGTTGTTGATTCACTTGACCATAGATTTTTTTATG GCTTTAGATGTTTTGCTTTCAAACATGCCTTTTGCAGATATATCATGTTTCCAAGGATTGTTCTTCTGTTCGGAAGCATCTTCATTGTTGCTCCATAACTTTTGCATTTACCACATAAGTCCTCTGAGGCACGAG ATTGTGCTCTCTGATTTCCACAATAGTCCTTGCGGTTGGGAGCTGCGGCAATTTTTCATAGGACCTTGTTCATTAGTGGATGATTTGGCAGATCAGATAGTTGAGGTTCTAAACTATGTTAG GAATAGATTACTTATCGGTTGCAGCTCCAGAGCAACTGATTCCCATTGA
- the LOC132609187 gene encoding KH domain-containing protein At4g18375 isoform X1: MGETGKRSRRDDGDSKNQKRRTDRDEKGSDDELIVYRILCPNNVIGSVIGKNGKVINSIRAETKAKVKVVDPFPGAKDRVITIYCYVKEKEDVEIDEDFNEKTPLCTAQDALLKVYTVIANALAAIGDSDKKRKDKEECQLLVPSSQSANIIGKSGTTIKKLRSKMRANIKVVARDASDPTHSCALEFDNFVLITGDPESVRRSLFAVSAIMYKFTPKEDIPLTTNVPEVRPSIIIPSDVPIYQPAGIYPSVDPIMPSRSVPSVLGTTHIPELPGYVDAGGTWPIYSSALPMVSGYGGASQTEELTIRVLCPTSNIGRVIGKGGASIKSVRQASGARIEVCDAKADRDQCIITVISTESVDDLKSMAVEAVLLLQGKINDEDEDTVTFRLLVPSKVIGCIIGKGGSIVNEIRKRTRADVRISKGEKPKCADSNDELVEVSGEVSSVRDALIQIVLRLRDDVIKGREGNHNPAAGADSLRSSGKESAFGFALAAGLPNVPPPAPLSYEHRIETGNGVGMRSSGSHYGRHESLSMADDGYGSYSSYSSKLYGGRLPPPSALEIVIPGIAVGKVMGKGGSNIDNIRKISGASVDIIDSKSSRGDQIAIISGTQEQKRAAENLIQAFIMST; the protein is encoded by the exons ATGGGTGAGACTGGGAAAAGATCTCGTAGGGATGACGGAGATAGCAAGAATCAGAAGAGGAGGACAGACAGAGATGAGAAAGGCAGCGATGATGAGCTAATAGTCTACAGAATTCTATGCCCAAATAATGTGATTGGCAGTGTTATTGGAAAGAATGGGAAAGTTATAAATTCGATTAGAGCGGAGACCAAGGCGAAGGTCAAGGTGGTGGACCCGTTTCCAGGTGCTAAGGATAGAGTTATAACCATTTATTGCTATGTAAAGGAAAAGGAAGATGTTGAGATCGATGAAGATTTCAATGAGAAAACACCTCTTTGCACTGCTCAGGATGCTCTTCTCAAGGTTTATACTGTAATTGCAAATGCTTTGGCTGCAATTGGAGATTCTGATAAGAAGCGCAAGGATAAAGAGGAGTGTCAGCTTCTTGTTCCTTCAAGCCAGTCTGCTAATATCATTGGTAAATCTGGTACCACCATAAAGAAGTTGAGAAGCAAGATGAGGGCCAATATTAAAGTAGTTGCCAGAGATGCTAGTGATCCAACACATTCCTGTGCACTCGAGTTTGATAACTTTGTTCTG ATAACTGGTGACCCAGAATCTGTAAGGAGATCACTCTTTGCTGTTTCTGCAATCATGTACAAGTTCACACCTAAGGAAGACATTCCTCTTACTACCAACGTTCCTGAAGTTCGTCCAAGCATTATTATCCCTTCAGATGTTCCCATATATCAACCAGCTGGGATTTATCCAAGTGTGGATCCTATTATGCCGTCTCGATCTGTTCCATCTGTTTTAGGTACCACCCACATACCAGAGCTTCCAGGTTATGTGGATGCAGGAGGCACATGGCCTATTTATTCTTCTGCTCTTCCCATGGTTTCTGGTTACGGAGGTGCCTCTCAAACTGAAGAATTGACTATTAGAGTGTTGTGTCCAACTAGCAATATTGGTCGTGTTATTGGCAAGGGAGGAGCTTCGATTAAAAGTGTAAGGCAAGCAAGTGGTGCTCGCATCGAGGTTTGTGATGCCAAAGCCGATCGTGATCAGTGCATTATCACAGTCATTTCCACTGAG TCAGTGGATGATCTTAAATCCATGGCAGTTGAAGCTGTACTGCTGCTGCAAGGGAAAATAAATGACGAAGATGAGGATACTGTAACTTTTCGTCTACTTGTTCCGTCAAAGGTTATTGGATGTATCATTGGGAAAGGTGGTTCAATTGTTAATGAAATCCGGAAGAGAACTAGAGCTGATGTACGTATCTCAAAAGGCGAGAAGCCCAAATGTGCGGATTCAAATGATGAACTTGTCGAG GTGTCTGGAGAAGTTAGTAGTGTGAGGGATGCCCTTATCCAGATTGTACTGAGGCTTAGAGATGATGTTATAAAAGGCCGAGAAGGTAATCATAATCCAGCTGCAGGTGCTGATTCTTTACGCTCTAGTGGTAAAGAATCAGCATTTGGTTTTGCGCTGGCTGCAGGATTGCCCAATGTTCCTCCACCTGCTCCTTTGAGCTATGAACATAGGATTGAAACAGGGAATGGTGTTGGAATGCGTTCTTCGGGCAGCCACTATGGTCGCCATGAGTCACTCTCG ATGGCGGATGATGGCTATGGATCGTATTCTTCATATTCCTCAAAGTTATATGGCGG CAGATTACCTCCACCCTCAGCTCTAGAGATCGTTATCCCAGGAATTGCTGTTGGTAAAGTTATGGGTAAAGGTGGCTCAAACATAGATAATATCCGCAAG ATATCTGGAGCATCTGTGGATATAATCGATTCCAAATCCTCTCGAGGTGATCAAATTGCTATAATTTCTGGTACACAGGAACAGAAGCGTGCTGCCGAAAACTTGATTCAGGCATTTATTATGTCGACTTGA
- the LOC132609187 gene encoding KH domain-containing protein At4g18375 isoform X2, translating into MGETGKRSRRDDGDSKNQKRRTDRDEKGSDDELIVYRILCPNNVIGSVIGKNGKVINSIRAETKAKVKVVDPFPGAKDRVITIYCYVKEKEDVEIDEDFNEKTPLCTAQDALLKVYTVIANALAAIGDSDKKRKDKEECQLLVPSSQSANIIGKSGTTIKKLRSKMRANIKVVARDASDPTHSCALEFDNFVLITGDPESVRRSLFAVSAIMYKFTPKEDIPLTTNVPEVRPSIIIPSDVPIYQPAGIYPSVDPIMPSRSVPSVLGTTHIPELPGYVDAGGTWPIYSSALPMVSGYGGASQTEELTIRVLCPTSNIGRVIGKGGASIKSVRQASGARIEVCDAKADRDQCIITVISTESVDDLKSMAVEAVLLLQGKINDEDEDTVTFRLLVPSKVIGCIIGKGGSIVNEIRKRTRADVRISKGEKPKCADSNDELVEVSGEVSSVRDALIQIVLRLRDDVIKGREGNHNPAAGADSLRSSGKESAFGFALAAGLPNVPPPAPLSYEHRIETGNGVGMRSSGSHYGRHESLSMADDGYGSYSSYSSKLYGGLPPPSALEIVIPGIAVGKVMGKGGSNIDNIRKISGASVDIIDSKSSRGDQIAIISGTQEQKRAAENLIQAFIMST; encoded by the exons ATGGGTGAGACTGGGAAAAGATCTCGTAGGGATGACGGAGATAGCAAGAATCAGAAGAGGAGGACAGACAGAGATGAGAAAGGCAGCGATGATGAGCTAATAGTCTACAGAATTCTATGCCCAAATAATGTGATTGGCAGTGTTATTGGAAAGAATGGGAAAGTTATAAATTCGATTAGAGCGGAGACCAAGGCGAAGGTCAAGGTGGTGGACCCGTTTCCAGGTGCTAAGGATAGAGTTATAACCATTTATTGCTATGTAAAGGAAAAGGAAGATGTTGAGATCGATGAAGATTTCAATGAGAAAACACCTCTTTGCACTGCTCAGGATGCTCTTCTCAAGGTTTATACTGTAATTGCAAATGCTTTGGCTGCAATTGGAGATTCTGATAAGAAGCGCAAGGATAAAGAGGAGTGTCAGCTTCTTGTTCCTTCAAGCCAGTCTGCTAATATCATTGGTAAATCTGGTACCACCATAAAGAAGTTGAGAAGCAAGATGAGGGCCAATATTAAAGTAGTTGCCAGAGATGCTAGTGATCCAACACATTCCTGTGCACTCGAGTTTGATAACTTTGTTCTG ATAACTGGTGACCCAGAATCTGTAAGGAGATCACTCTTTGCTGTTTCTGCAATCATGTACAAGTTCACACCTAAGGAAGACATTCCTCTTACTACCAACGTTCCTGAAGTTCGTCCAAGCATTATTATCCCTTCAGATGTTCCCATATATCAACCAGCTGGGATTTATCCAAGTGTGGATCCTATTATGCCGTCTCGATCTGTTCCATCTGTTTTAGGTACCACCCACATACCAGAGCTTCCAGGTTATGTGGATGCAGGAGGCACATGGCCTATTTATTCTTCTGCTCTTCCCATGGTTTCTGGTTACGGAGGTGCCTCTCAAACTGAAGAATTGACTATTAGAGTGTTGTGTCCAACTAGCAATATTGGTCGTGTTATTGGCAAGGGAGGAGCTTCGATTAAAAGTGTAAGGCAAGCAAGTGGTGCTCGCATCGAGGTTTGTGATGCCAAAGCCGATCGTGATCAGTGCATTATCACAGTCATTTCCACTGAG TCAGTGGATGATCTTAAATCCATGGCAGTTGAAGCTGTACTGCTGCTGCAAGGGAAAATAAATGACGAAGATGAGGATACTGTAACTTTTCGTCTACTTGTTCCGTCAAAGGTTATTGGATGTATCATTGGGAAAGGTGGTTCAATTGTTAATGAAATCCGGAAGAGAACTAGAGCTGATGTACGTATCTCAAAAGGCGAGAAGCCCAAATGTGCGGATTCAAATGATGAACTTGTCGAG GTGTCTGGAGAAGTTAGTAGTGTGAGGGATGCCCTTATCCAGATTGTACTGAGGCTTAGAGATGATGTTATAAAAGGCCGAGAAGGTAATCATAATCCAGCTGCAGGTGCTGATTCTTTACGCTCTAGTGGTAAAGAATCAGCATTTGGTTTTGCGCTGGCTGCAGGATTGCCCAATGTTCCTCCACCTGCTCCTTTGAGCTATGAACATAGGATTGAAACAGGGAATGGTGTTGGAATGCGTTCTTCGGGCAGCCACTATGGTCGCCATGAGTCACTCTCG ATGGCGGATGATGGCTATGGATCGTATTCTTCATATTCCTCAAAGTTATATGGCGG ATTACCTCCACCCTCAGCTCTAGAGATCGTTATCCCAGGAATTGCTGTTGGTAAAGTTATGGGTAAAGGTGGCTCAAACATAGATAATATCCGCAAG ATATCTGGAGCATCTGTGGATATAATCGATTCCAAATCCTCTCGAGGTGATCAAATTGCTATAATTTCTGGTACACAGGAACAGAAGCGTGCTGCCGAAAACTTGATTCAGGCATTTATTATGTCGACTTGA